The following are from one region of the Gammaproteobacteria bacterium genome:
- a CDS encoding GGDEF domain-containing protein, with the protein MRSQILSAAAALKLLFRECAIQANMFIVIALMLCIFVIDLNTPLGVAAAVPYVLVIFASLWVSGIRFTYCIAATTLILTVTGFYLSPGIVMPMNIVMFNRGLTLLLIVCSALMVIKIKKTNIDMSALMTQILIDPVTGYKNRQAFETELDTEILRSRRYHRSFSIAIIDIDLLKLFSDNYDYKASNDSIKQISQEIKTNIRITDLFYRIDINVFAILFPETDLCEAKKVCESVRKKVSARMDKHTENKIIISIGAAMLDETDNKLKLCKRAEDALFTAKRNGGNQVSTLPQIANKDKPAVAAILSRSRSTETV; encoded by the coding sequence ATGCGTAGCCAAATACTCTCAGCAGCCGCAGCTTTGAAACTCCTATTCAGAGAATGTGCAATCCAGGCAAACATGTTCATTGTCATCGCTTTAATGCTTTGCATTTTTGTCATCGACTTAAATACACCGTTAGGAGTTGCGGCTGCAGTTCCGTATGTGCTGGTGATCTTTGCCAGTCTATGGGTGAGCGGAATCCGGTTTACCTATTGCATTGCTGCAACGACGTTAATTCTGACCGTCACTGGCTTTTATCTATCGCCCGGCATTGTAATGCCGATGAATATTGTGATGTTTAATCGCGGCTTAACCCTCTTACTCATCGTATGCTCTGCATTGATGGTCATTAAGATCAAGAAAACGAATATCGACATGTCCGCTTTGATGACACAAATATTGATCGATCCGGTCACCGGATACAAGAACAGGCAAGCTTTCGAAACCGAACTGGATACCGAAATTTTACGTTCGCGGCGCTATCACCGGAGCTTCTCCATCGCGATTATCGATATCGATCTGCTGAAGCTGTTTAGCGATAACTATGATTACAAAGCCAGCAACGATTCAATAAAACAAATCTCACAAGAAATAAAAACCAACATCCGGATTACCGATCTTTTCTATCGGATCGATATCAACGTGTTTGCCATTTTATTTCCCGAAACCGATTTATGCGAAGCCAAAAAAGTATGCGAATCCGTGCGCAAAAAAGTTTCAGCCCGGATGGACAAACATACTGAAAATAAAATCATCATCAGCATCGGTGCTGCAATGCTGGATGAAACCGATAACAAGCTCAAATTGTGCAAACGCGCGGAAGATGCGCTTTTTACCGCAAAACGCAACGGCGGAAATCAGGTTTCGACATTGCCTCAGATTGCCAATAAAGATAAACCTGCTGTTGCTGCAATTTTATCGCGCTCACGCTCTACCGAGACGGTTTAA
- a CDS encoding RDD family protein, producing MTYSTPSFWRRIICLIYDFLLILAILFISSFIFHFIFSDTEAAYFKPLFQFYLFIIMGYYFTWFWTHGGQTLAMQTWKMRIVTADGHGLTKKQAITRYLFSLIGIFTFVVINFIFPINFISYYQLVLISILIFGSGFIWALFDRDHQYLHDRLAGTRIIKLES from the coding sequence ATGACATATTCCACACCCAGTTTCTGGCGCCGCATCATTTGCCTGATTTATGACTTTCTTTTGATATTGGCCATTTTGTTTATTTCCAGCTTTATTTTTCATTTTATTTTCAGCGATACGGAAGCGGCTTATTTCAAACCGCTCTTTCAGTTTTATTTGTTTATCATCATGGGGTACTACTTCACCTGGTTCTGGACACACGGTGGTCAAACGCTGGCGATGCAAACCTGGAAAATGCGGATCGTGACCGCTGATGGACATGGCCTGACAAAAAAACAAGCGATCACCCGCTACTTATTTTCTTTAATAGGTATTTTCACTTTTGTCGTCATCAATTTCATATTTCCGATCAATTTTATTTCCTATTATCAACTCGTACTGATCAGCATCCTCATCTTCGGTTCCGGATTCATTTGGGCATTATTTGACCGCGATCACCAATATCTTCATGACCGGTTAGCCGGGACTCGCATCATTAAGCTGGAAAGTTGA
- a CDS encoding energy transducer TonB: MHSLSRKNIEYLEQRQRFISLPGLLFVLGVHAALFYFLWHQRLIPHPEQAMALFAELITPPAPAVPKALPEPTPVKLQPVKKPVVKPKQEQLTAKSPVPAEKKRAEPAPELPKPVEQAKESASAPAASPKPMPTAPVALSSELAVSCPKLTPPEYPAISRRMGEEGKLVLRVELDESGRIDKAKVLNSSGYERLDAAALTAVKSWQCNPSMRDGQPVRAVALQPFNFVLQGN; the protein is encoded by the coding sequence ATGCACTCATTATCCCGCAAAAATATCGAGTATTTGGAGCAACGGCAGCGTTTTATCTCATTACCTGGGTTGTTGTTTGTTCTTGGTGTGCATGCCGCACTATTTTATTTTTTATGGCATCAACGTTTGATTCCGCATCCCGAGCAGGCGATGGCCTTGTTTGCCGAACTGATTACGCCGCCGGCGCCGGCCGTGCCTAAAGCATTACCCGAGCCTACGCCGGTTAAATTGCAGCCTGTCAAAAAGCCTGTCGTCAAACCGAAACAAGAGCAGCTTACAGCAAAATCTCCCGTGCCAGCCGAAAAGAAACGAGCGGAGCCAGCGCCGGAACTGCCGAAGCCGGTTGAACAAGCAAAAGAATCGGCATCTGCACCCGCTGCATCGCCCAAACCAATGCCAACGGCACCCGTAGCATTATCATCCGAATTGGCGGTATCTTGCCCCAAATTAACGCCGCCGGAATATCCTGCGATTTCGCGGCGCATGGGTGAAGAAGGGAAATTGGTGTTACGCGTGGAATTGGATGAAAGCGGGCGTATCGATAAAGCAAAAGTTCTTAACAGCAGCGGCTATGAGCGGCTTGATGCTGCTGCACTGACTGCGGTAAAGAGCTGGCAATGCAATCCGTCGATGCGTGACGGTCAACCGGTGCGGGCGGTGGCCTTACAACCCTTTAATTTTGTACTGCAAGGAAATTAA
- a CDS encoding MotA/TolQ/ExbB proton channel family protein, with protein MEQGLGFSHFLDQIDGVGMSVLVLLLSLSVASWYLIITKSIANLIAKRRAEAFLKHFWSFDSLQAAHVEFKNAAPDNAFAELAKLGIDAAADSKIHSSHKLAAAGGTSEFLTRTLRNGIDQEATRVENGLTLIATAGSAAPYIGLFGTVWGIYHALIQIGLSGQGTLDKVAGPVGEALIMTALGLAVAIPAVLAYNAFVRRNRIWLARLEAFAHDLFTLITVGDDNESLIVEPQSEATAATGIADVAMERGQ; from the coding sequence ATGGAACAAGGGCTTGGTTTTTCCCATTTTCTCGATCAGATCGACGGCGTGGGCATGAGTGTGCTGGTGCTGTTGCTGTCGCTATCGGTTGCAAGCTGGTATCTGATCATCACAAAAAGTATCGCAAATCTGATCGCGAAGCGCCGTGCCGAAGCTTTTTTGAAACACTTCTGGAGTTTCGATTCGCTGCAAGCGGCCCATGTCGAGTTCAAGAATGCGGCGCCGGATAATGCTTTTGCGGAGCTTGCCAAACTGGGTATCGATGCAGCCGCCGATTCCAAAATCCACAGCTCGCACAAATTGGCCGCAGCTGGCGGCACCAGCGAGTTTCTGACGCGTACCCTGCGTAATGGTATCGATCAGGAAGCCACGCGTGTCGAGAATGGCCTCACGCTGATTGCCACAGCCGGTTCGGCTGCGCCGTATATCGGTTTGTTCGGGACTGTCTGGGGCATTTATCATGCACTCATTCAAATCGGACTCTCCGGTCAGGGCACCCTGGATAAGGTTGCCGGTCCTGTCGGCGAGGCGCTGATCATGACCGCGTTAGGGCTGGCGGTGGCCATACCGGCGGTGCTTGCCTATAACGCTTTTGTCCGCCGTAATCGCATCTGGCTCGCGCGCCTGGAAGCGTTCGCGCATGATCTGTTCACACTGATCACGGTCGGCGATGACAATGAGTCGCTGATTGTTGAGCCGCAATCGGAGGCTACGGCTGCAACCGGGATCGCCGATGTTGCGATGGAGAGAGGGCAATAA
- a CDS encoding biopolymer transporter ExbD: MAFGSMQDSGRQAPMSEINVVPLVDVMLVLLIIFIITAPLLTHSVKVDLPKAESNPNITQPEHVELAIRADGSLFWNGEPVSVEQLAPRFGATVAQAPNTELHIRADKLAHYEHVARLMSIAAKSGMTKIGFITDPSEK; the protein is encoded by the coding sequence ATGGCGTTCGGCAGCATGCAGGATAGCGGGCGTCAGGCGCCCATGTCAGAGATCAATGTGGTGCCGCTGGTGGACGTGATGCTGGTGCTGTTGATCATTTTTATCATCACAGCCCCGCTGCTGACACATTCCGTCAAGGTCGATCTACCGAAAGCGGAAAGCAATCCCAATATCACCCAGCCCGAGCATGTCGAACTGGCGATTCGCGCCGACGGCAGTCTTTTCTGGAATGGCGAGCCGGTGTCAGTGGAACAGCTGGCGCCGCGCTTTGGTGCAACCGTGGCGCAAGCGCCCAATACGGAATTGCATATCCGCGCCGATAAGCTGGCGCATTACGAACATGTCGCACGGCTCATGAGTATTGCGGCCAAGTCCGGCATGACAAAAATCGGTTTTATTACCGACCCTTCTGAAAAGTAA
- a CDS encoding deoxyribodipyrimidine photo-lyase encodes MTTPLAVFWFRRDLRLDDNAGLSHALASGRPVLPIFIFDPVILTGLPRDDARVTFIFDTLQALRAELEKKHGSSLALYHGKPLEVFERILRTHPVAAVYTNHDYEPYARERDEAIRRWLQARSVAFNTYKDHVLFEKDEVIKEDGGPYSVYTPYMRKWKQVQSRTALTTYATATKLTNLIQQTSLPDVSLLDIGFTRSAITVPAYRLDIGLLQHYARDRDFPAIAGTSLLGPHLRFGTISVRQIFRQTFQVSDIFCNELIWREFFSQILWRFPHTQQRSFKPQYDRIVWRNDEAEFKRWCAGTTGYPIVDAGMRQLNATGMMHNRVRMITASFLCKHLLIDWRWGEAYFAQKLLDYDMASNVGNWQWVAGCGVDAAPYFRIFNPGTQTEKFDKQLTYIQTWISDWHTLTYPAPIVDHTVARERCLQAYRQAVG; translated from the coding sequence ATGACGACTCCGCTTGCTGTTTTCTGGTTCCGGCGCGATCTGCGCCTGGACGATAACGCCGGACTCTCGCATGCGCTGGCCTCCGGGCGGCCGGTTCTGCCAATTTTCATTTTCGATCCCGTCATACTCACCGGATTACCGCGAGACGATGCGCGTGTGACATTCATTTTCGACACCTTGCAAGCGCTGCGCGCGGAATTGGAGAAAAAACACGGCAGCTCGCTTGCACTTTATCACGGCAAACCGTTGGAAGTTTTCGAGCGGATTCTGCGCACCCATCCGGTCGCCGCGGTCTACACCAATCACGACTATGAGCCTTATGCGCGCGAGCGGGACGAAGCAATCCGCCGCTGGTTGCAAGCGCGATCGGTGGCTTTTAACACTTACAAGGATCACGTCCTGTTCGAAAAAGACGAAGTCATTAAGGAGGATGGCGGCCCGTACAGCGTGTACACCCCATACATGCGCAAATGGAAACAGGTGCAAAGCCGGACAGCGCTGACAACTTATGCCACCGCAACCAAATTGACCAACTTGATCCAGCAAACATCGCTGCCGGATGTGTCATTGCTGGACATCGGCTTTACCCGCTCGGCCATTACCGTTCCCGCTTACCGTTTGGATATCGGATTGCTGCAACATTATGCGCGCGACCGGGATTTCCCGGCCATAGCGGGAACTTCGCTGTTGGGGCCTCATCTTCGCTTCGGCACGATCAGCGTGCGGCAAATATTCCGGCAAACGTTCCAGGTCAGTGATATTTTCTGCAATGAATTGATCTGGCGCGAATTCTTCAGCCAAATACTGTGGCGCTTTCCGCACACACAGCAGCGCAGCTTCAAACCGCAGTACGATCGCATCGTGTGGCGCAACGATGAAGCGGAATTCAAGCGTTGGTGCGCAGGGACCACCGGTTACCCCATCGTCGATGCCGGCATGCGCCAGCTCAATGCAACTGGCATGATGCATAACCGCGTGCGTATGATCACCGCGAGCTTTTTATGCAAACATCTGTTGATCGATTGGCGCTGGGGCGAAGCGTATTTCGCGCAGAAATTATTGGACTACGACATGGCCAGCAACGTCGGCAACTGGCAGTGGGTGGCGGGCTGCGGCGTCGATGCCGCGCCTTATTTCAGGATTTTCAATCCCGGCACGCAAACGGAAAAATTCGATAAACAGCTCACTTATATTCAAACCTGGATCAGCGATTGGCATACTCTGACCTATCCCGCGCCGATCGTTGACCACACGGTTGCGCGCGAACGCTGCTTGCAAGCGTACCGGCAAGCCGTGGGTTAG
- a CDS encoding TIGR01777 family protein translates to MNILITGATGFIGRQLVRRLQQEHQNITVLSRNGTRASQLLGVPAFDWDYATQDVPAEALQDCQIIINLMGENLGDGRWTKARKHEIYASRILSTRKLVAAAPESLQAFVCGSAIGIYPGSGDDLYDESYTVPQQLSFMQTICHDWEVEAARIESKGVRRVSIRTGVVLGHGGMLQKLLPVFKLGLGGPVGNGQQWLPWIHIDDIVSVYTAAALDARYHGPVNAVTPNSVRYREFASAFGNVLHRPAFFPTPAFILKLALGEAAALALNSYHIVPKRLQEEYGFKFRFTDLPAALADLFGKTDASEPNIAS, encoded by the coding sequence ATGAACATATTGATCACAGGCGCAACGGGATTTATCGGCCGTCAGCTGGTGCGGCGTTTGCAGCAGGAGCACCAAAATATCACGGTACTGAGCCGTAACGGCACGCGTGCAAGTCAATTACTGGGGGTACCGGCATTTGATTGGGATTACGCGACACAAGATGTACCCGCTGAAGCGCTGCAAGACTGTCAGATCATCATCAATCTGATGGGCGAGAATCTAGGCGATGGCCGTTGGACTAAAGCGCGCAAACACGAGATTTATGCTTCCCGCATCCTCAGCACGCGCAAACTGGTCGCCGCCGCGCCCGAAAGCTTGCAAGCTTTCGTGTGCGGCTCGGCCATCGGTATTTATCCAGGTTCCGGTGACGATCTTTATGACGAATCCTATACCGTCCCTCAACAACTCAGTTTCATGCAAACCATTTGCCATGACTGGGAAGTCGAGGCGGCCCGGATTGAAAGCAAGGGTGTACGCCGGGTCAGCATCCGCACCGGCGTGGTGCTGGGTCATGGCGGCATGCTGCAAAAGCTGCTGCCGGTTTTCAAACTGGGGTTGGGCGGGCCGGTTGGTAACGGCCAGCAGTGGTTGCCGTGGATCCACATCGACGACATCGTTTCGGTTTACACTGCAGCCGCACTGGATGCGCGCTATCACGGCCCGGTTAATGCCGTGACACCCAACTCGGTGCGCTACCGCGAATTTGCATCGGCGTTTGGAAACGTATTGCACCGGCCCGCATTCTTCCCGACTCCGGCATTTATCCTGAAACTGGCATTAGGCGAAGCCGCCGCACTGGCGTTGAATAGCTATCACATCGTACCGAAACGATTGCAAGAAGAATACGGTTTCAAATTCAGATTCACCGATTTACCGGCAGCCTTGGCTGATCTATTCGGTAAAACCGATGCTTCAGAACCAAACATAGCCTCATGA